A stretch of bacterium DNA encodes these proteins:
- a CDS encoding phosphate/phosphite/phosphonate ABC transporter substrate-binding protein produces the protein MSAHGRLLRPVLAIALGVLLALAGCGRGGGGDARPLRVAFMICNSVEETRGRFAPLAAHLAEQLGRRVQPVWLDTADFDEAVRAGRFDLIHTNSYLYVWFHESYGFRVVAGESRGKDGAYSTGTIIVGRDSQVRSPAELRGKRFIFGPPFAPTAYLSPYWLLLEAGLDPEKDLGYYAFPAGSYKHEKAIFAVVNGAFDAGAGPALDLEVMEADGKLLPGDYRVIARGPRVPYCVFSAAPTLPESTVEDVRTALFAVNADTVAAVDGEVRKVLRSALVSGFVPLREEEFEPVRAMAKRCNLPPYAKY, from the coding sequence ATGAGCGCCCACGGGCGTCTGCTGCGGCCGGTCCTCGCCATAGCTCTCGGCGTGCTGCTTGCGCTCGCGGGCTGCGGGCGCGGCGGCGGCGGGGACGCGCGCCCGCTGCGCGTCGCCTTCATGATCTGCAACAGCGTCGAGGAGACGCGCGGCCGCTTTGCCCCGCTGGCCGCGCACCTCGCCGAGCAGCTCGGGCGGCGCGTCCAGCCCGTCTGGCTCGACACGGCCGACTTCGACGAGGCGGTGCGCGCCGGCCGCTTCGACCTGATCCACACCAACAGCTACCTCTACGTCTGGTTCCACGAGAGCTACGGCTTCCGGGTGGTCGCCGGCGAGTCGCGCGGCAAGGACGGCGCGTACTCGACGGGCACGATCATCGTCGGCCGCGACAGCCAGGTGCGCTCGCCGGCCGAGCTGCGCGGCAAGCGCTTCATCTTCGGCCCCCCGTTCGCCCCGACGGCGTATCTCTCGCCCTACTGGCTGCTGCTCGAGGCCGGGCTCGACCCCGAGAAGGACCTCGGGTACTATGCGTTCCCCGCCGGCTCCTACAAGCACGAGAAGGCGATCTTCGCGGTGGTCAACGGCGCCTTCGACGCGGGCGCCGGGCCGGCGCTGGACCTGGAGGTCATGGAGGCCGACGGCAAGCTCCTGCCGGGCGACTACCGGGTGATCGCCCGCGGCCCCCGCGTCCCCTACTGCGTCTTCTCCGCGGCGCCGACGTTGCCGGAGTCGACGGTGGAGGACGTCCGCACGGCGCTGTTCGCCGTCAACGCGGACACCGTGGCGGCCGTCGACGGCGAGGTGCGCAAGGTGCTGCGGAGCGCGCTCGTCTCCGGGTTCGTCCCGCTCCGGGAAGAGGAGTTCGAGCCGGTCCGCGCGATGGCCAAGAGGTGTAACCTGCCGCCTTACGCCAAGTATTGA